From one Candidatus Eisenbacteria bacterium genomic stretch:
- a CDS encoding oligosaccharide flippase family protein: MSLLEEPRERIADLIRQSAVYGVGALATQLAGVFLLPILARVLTPAEYGIVFLAEMLGLLMFAVIELGLTSAFFRFYGEEREEAARRSLIYSIFNFLLLECLAVTLVCVLFSGRLSSIVFGTSAWRSAFLIVCVTNLLTILSRMPLDLLRMNRRAALFVFISCCRLAATFLTSLYLVVYARRGVMGVLEGTLVGTAVGFVMLAPVILRRWKPTMELPILKKALRFGAFLVPGGLALWALNQSDRYLLRQFGDLTMVAVYGVGFKFASAVNLFLVTPFLTAWSPFMFRVSTQENAKQLYSRTLTYFALLSVGILVLLSATIGDIIRFVAGASYADAAPVVPFVAMGFVLYGVASVVVVGIYLRERTYHVSLAMICGAIVKITLSVLVIPYMGVLGVALATVAAFGVVVTYFLLVLRRLFPVAYELIRILKIVLAGLVSYLCLAIIPLTGLGAVGVKTAGSLVFLLLLWLLRFPSQDEKQKIRVALGRIVRFP; this comes from the coding sequence GTGAGTCTTCTCGAAGAGCCGCGCGAGAGAATAGCAGATCTAATAAGACAGTCCGCCGTATATGGAGTAGGCGCCCTCGCGACTCAACTGGCGGGCGTTTTTCTTCTCCCGATTCTCGCAAGAGTCCTCACGCCTGCCGAGTACGGGATAGTGTTCCTTGCCGAAATGCTCGGGCTCTTGATGTTTGCCGTCATTGAGCTGGGACTCACCTCGGCGTTCTTCAGGTTTTATGGAGAGGAAAGGGAAGAAGCGGCCCGGCGGTCGCTGATCTATTCCATCTTCAATTTCCTCCTCTTGGAGTGCCTCGCCGTCACACTCGTGTGCGTTCTCTTTTCCGGGAGACTCTCGAGCATTGTGTTCGGGACGTCTGCCTGGAGGAGCGCGTTTCTCATCGTGTGCGTCACCAACCTTCTCACGATTCTCTCCAGAATGCCCCTCGACTTGCTGAGGATGAATCGCAGGGCGGCGCTCTTTGTATTCATCTCCTGCTGCAGGCTTGCGGCCACTTTTCTGACTTCCCTCTACCTCGTCGTGTACGCACGGCGAGGCGTGATGGGAGTGCTTGAGGGCACGCTCGTCGGAACGGCAGTGGGATTCGTCATGCTTGCGCCCGTCATTCTTAGACGCTGGAAGCCTACAATGGAGCTTCCGATCTTGAAGAAGGCCCTCAGGTTTGGCGCCTTTCTGGTGCCCGGCGGTTTGGCCCTCTGGGCCCTGAATCAGTCGGACAGGTATTTGTTAAGGCAATTCGGTGATCTCACGATGGTGGCAGTATACGGCGTGGGTTTCAAGTTTGCGTCGGCGGTGAATCTGTTTCTCGTGACCCCATTTCTCACCGCCTGGTCGCCTTTCATGTTCAGGGTCTCCACTCAGGAAAACGCAAAACAGCTCTACTCGAGGACGCTCACATATTTCGCGCTCTTGAGCGTAGGCATCCTTGTGCTTCTCTCGGCCACGATAGGAGACATCATACGGTTTGTCGCAGGAGCCTCGTACGCGGATGCGGCACCTGTCGTTCCCTTTGTCGCGATGGGCTTTGTTCTGTACGGCGTGGCAAGCGTGGTCGTGGTAGGCATATATCTTCGCGAAAGAACGTATCACGTGTCGCTGGCAATGATCTGCGGGGCGATCGTCAAGATCACGCTCAGCGTGCTCGTGATTCCCTACATGGGCGTTCTCGGAGTGGCTCTTGCCACCGTGGCTGCCTTCGGCGTCGTTGTGACGTATTTCTTGCTCGTGTTGAGAAGGCTTTTTCCCGTGGCCTACGAGCTCATCAGGATTCTGAAAATCGTGCTCGCCGGTCTCGTCTCTTATCTGTGCCTTGCGATCATACCCCTGACCGGTTTGGGGGCCGTTGGCGTGAAGACGGCTGGATCGCTCGTTTTTCTCCTTCTTCTCTGGCTCTTGCGTTTTCCGTCTCAGGACGAGAAGCAGAAAATCCGGGTCGCCCTGGGAAGGATCGTTAGGTTCCCGTAA